From Lactuca sativa cultivar Salinas mitochondrion, complete genome, a single genomic window includes:
- the atp1 gene encoding ATPase subunit 1 (variant 2 within T-U junction), producing MEFSPRAAELTTLLESRISNFYTNFQVDEIGRVVSVGDGIARVYGLNEIQAGEMVEFASGVKGIALNLENENVGIVVFGSDTAIKEGDLVKRTGSIVDVPAGKAMLGRVVDALGVPIDGRGALSDHERRRVEVKAPGIIERKSVHEPMQTGLKAVDSLVPIGRGQRELIIGDRQTGKTAIAIDTILNQKQMNSRSTSESETLYCVYVAIGQKRSTVAQLVQILSEANAMEYSILVAATASDPAPLQFLAPYSGCAMGEYFRDNGMHALIIYDDLSKQAVAYRQMSLLLRRPPGREAFPGDVFYLHSRLLERAAKRSDQTGAGSLTALPVIETQAGDVSAYIPTNVIPITDGQICSETELFYRGIRPAINVGLSVSRVGSAAQLKTMKQVCGSSKLELAQYREVAALAQFGSDLDAATQALLNRGARLTEVPKQPQYAPLPIEKKFLAPREMEPDTSPRGRRFFSFFILAFAFIGIGLGIDIEKMGLEIAWCDHRNAFSVPQSPAASQELPESPPPPPVPPAVPTTEPLLSDQVRNSILYQRYLTLDFGVGDPGDLSRMVSIITNQFVIERSVEQALLQDGWSAGSILAQYTSIRGVVHTPQGRLLSPRTYESYVSQINEQGTRQSVPYRRITRALNNFDLVLERAGGG from the coding sequence ATGGAATTCTCTCCGAGAGCTGCTGAACTAACGACTCTATTAGAAAGTAGAATTAGCAACTTTTACACGAATTTTCAAGTGGATGAGATTGGTCGAGTGGTCTCAGTTGGAGATGGGATTGCACGTGTTTATGGGTTGAACGAGATTCAAGCTGGGGAAATGGTTGAATTTGCCAGCGGTGTGAAAGGAATAGCCTTGAATCTTGAGAATGAGAATGTAGGGATTGTTGTCTTTGGTAGTGATACTGCTATTAAAGAAGGAGATCTTGTCAAGCGCACTGGCTCTATTGTGGATGTCCCTGCGGGAAAGGCTATGCTAGGGCGTGTGGTCGACGCCTTGGGAGTACCTATTGATGGAAGAGGGGCTCTAAGCGATCACGAGCGAAGACGTGTCGAAGTGAAAGCCCCTGGGATTATTGAACGTAAATCTGTGCACGAGCCTATGCAAACTGGGTTAAAAGCGGTAGATAGCCTGGTTCCTATAGGCCGTGGTCAACGAGAACTTATAATCGGGGACCGACAAACTGGAAAAACAGCTATTGCTATCGATACCATATTAAACCAAAAGCAAATGAACTCAAGGAGCACCTCTGAGAGTGAGACATTGTATTGTGTCTATGTAGCGATTGGACAGAAACGCTCAACTGTGGCACAATTAGTTCAAATTCTTTCAGAAGCGAATGCTATGGAATATTCCATTCTTGTAGCAGCCACCGCTTCGGATCCTGCTCCTCTGCAATTTCTGGCCCCATATTCTGGCTGTGCCATGGGGGAATATTTCCGCGATAATGGAATGCACGCATTAATAATCTATGATGATCTTAGTAAACAGGCAGTGGCATATCGACAAATGTCATTATTGTTACGCCGACCACCAGGCCGTGAGGCTTTCCCAGGGGATGTTTTCTATTTACATTCCCGTCTCTTAGAAAGAGCCGCTAAACGATCGGACCAGACAGGCGCAGGTAGCTTGACCGCCTTACCCGTCATTGAAACACAAGCTGGAGACGTATCAGCCTATATTCCTACTAATGTGATCCCCATTACTGATGGACAAATCTGTTCGGAAACAGAGCTCTTTTATCGCGGAATTAGACCTGCTATTAACGTCGGCTTATCTGTCAGTCGTGTTGGGTCTGCCGCTCAGTTGAAAACTATGAAACAAGTCTGCGGTAGTTCAAAACTGGAATTGGCACAATATCGCGAAGTGGCCGCCCTTGCTCAATTTGGGTCAGACCTGGATGCTGCGACTCAGGCATTACTCAATAGAGGTGCAAGGCTTACAGAAGTACCGAAACAACCACAATATGCACCACTTCCTATTGAAAAAAAATTTTTAGCCCCTAGGGAAATGGAACCGGATACATCCCCCCGCGGGCGCCGCTTTTTCTCTTTTTTTATACTGGCGTTCGCCTTCATAGGCATAGGCTTAGGCATAGACATAGAAAAAATGGGGCTAGAAATAGCTTGGTGTGACCACAGGAACGCCTTCAGCGTTCCGCAGAGCCCAGCGGCGTCTCAGGAATTACCGGAGTCCCCCCCTCCACCACCGGTGCCCCCCGCGGTACCAACCACCGAACCCTTGCTGTCCGATCAAGTACGAAACAGCATCCTCTATCAAAGGTATCTTACCCTCGATTTTGGGGTAGGGGACCCCGGCGATTTAAGCCGCATGGTTTCGATCATAACTAACCAATTTGTTATAGAGAGGAGTGTCGAGCAAGCCCTGCTCCAAGACGGCTGGAGCGCTGGTTCGATTCTAGCGCAATACACGAGTATTCGTGGCGTTGTTCACACTCCACAAGGGAGACTCCTAAGTCCGAGGACTTATGAGTCTTACGTGTCGCAAATAAACGAACAGGGAACCCGGCAAAGTGTGCCCTATCGGCGGATTACACGGGCTCTGAACAATTTCGATCTGGTGTTGGAGAGAGCAGGGGGGGGATAA